A region from the Pseudomonas sp. Teo4 genome encodes:
- a CDS encoding DUF3565 domain-containing protein — translation MQKYVEATSVTKAPSECERTADEGRPISRITGFHQDEEGHWVVELSCGHTQHLRHQPPWQARPWVLDAEQRQQRIGQAFACGWCAQGADSATLGR, via the coding sequence TTGCAAAAGTATGTAGAGGCCACAAGTGTAACCAAGGCACCGTCCGAATGCGAACGCACGGCGGACGAGGGGCGGCCCATCAGTCGGATCACCGGCTTCCACCAGGACGAAGAAGGCCACTGGGTGGTCGAGTTGTCCTGTGGCCACACCCAGCACCTGCGCCACCAACCGCCGTGGCAGGCACGCCCCTGGGTGCTCGACGCCGAACAGCGCCAGCAGCGCATCGGCCAGGCTTTCGCATGCGGCTGGTGCGCACAAGGGGCCGATAGCGCTACCCTTGGCCGTTGA
- the pta gene encoding phosphate acetyltransferase, with the protein MQTFFIAPTDFGVGLTSISLGLVRTLERAGLKVGFFKPIAQPHPGDTGPERSSELVARTHGIKPPVPLSLAHVERMLGDGQLDELLEEIIRLYQQACVGNDVVVVEGMVPTRHASYAARVNLHLAKSLDAEVILVSAPENEVLSELSGRVELQAQLFGGPRDPKVLGVILNKVRTDESMADFATRLREHSPLLRGNDFRLLGCIPFQPELNAPRTRDVAELLGAQVLNAGDYEQRRMNKIIICARTVANTVPLLTPGTLVVTPGDRDDIILAVSLAAINGVPLAGLLLTSDSKPDARILGLCRGALQAGLPILSVSTGSYDTANQLNSLNREIPVDDRERAEFITDFVASHLDASWLHQRCGTPRELRLSPAVFRYQLIQRAQQANKRIVLPEGAEPLLVQAAAICQARGIARCVLLAKPEEVEAVARAQGITLPADLEILDPEQIRGRYVEPMVDLRKSKNLNAPMAEQQLEDPVVIGTMMLALDEVDGLVSGLVHSTANTIRPALQLIKTAPGASLVSSVYFMLFPEQVLVYGDCVMNPHPSASELAEIARQSAESAQAFGIAPRVAMISYSSDSASDDEVDKVREATRLAQSVEHDLLIDGPLQYDAAANPEIARQLAPDSAVAGRATVFVFPDLNTGNTTHKAVQRSTDGVSLGPMLQGLRKPVNDLPRGAQVDDIVHTIALTAIQASNVR; encoded by the coding sequence ATGCAGACATTTTTCATTGCGCCGACCGACTTCGGCGTAGGCCTGACCTCCATCAGCCTGGGCCTGGTGCGCACGCTGGAGCGCGCAGGCCTGAAGGTGGGCTTCTTCAAGCCCATCGCCCAGCCTCACCCAGGTGATACCGGCCCCGAACGCTCCAGCGAGCTGGTGGCCCGCACCCACGGCATCAAGCCGCCCGTGCCGCTGAGCCTGGCCCATGTGGAACGCATGCTCGGCGACGGCCAGCTGGACGAGCTGCTGGAAGAGATCATCCGCCTTTACCAACAAGCCTGCGTCGGCAATGACGTGGTGGTGGTCGAAGGCATGGTGCCGACCCGCCACGCCAGCTACGCGGCACGGGTCAATCTGCACCTGGCCAAGAGCCTGGATGCCGAAGTGATCCTGGTTTCGGCACCGGAAAACGAAGTGCTCAGCGAGCTGTCCGGCCGTGTCGAATTGCAGGCCCAGCTGTTCGGCGGCCCGCGCGATCCGAAGGTGCTTGGGGTGATCCTCAACAAGGTGCGCACCGACGAGAGCATGGCCGACTTCGCCACCCGCCTGCGCGAGCATTCGCCCTTGCTGCGCGGCAATGACTTCCGCCTGCTCGGTTGCATTCCCTTCCAGCCCGAGCTCAATGCCCCGCGCACCCGCGACGTGGCCGAGCTGTTGGGTGCGCAGGTGCTCAACGCCGGCGATTACGAACAGCGGCGCATGAACAAGATCATCATCTGCGCCCGCACGGTGGCCAACACCGTGCCCTTGCTGACACCCGGCACTCTGGTGGTGACACCGGGCGATCGCGACGACATCATCCTCGCCGTGAGCTTGGCAGCGATCAACGGCGTGCCCCTGGCCGGGCTGCTGTTGACCAGTGACAGCAAGCCCGACGCTCGCATCCTCGGGCTGTGCCGAGGTGCTCTGCAAGCCGGCCTGCCGATTCTGTCGGTCAGCACCGGTTCATACGACACCGCCAACCAGCTCAATTCGCTGAACCGCGAAATCCCGGTAGACGACCGCGAGCGCGCCGAGTTCATCACCGACTTCGTGGCCAGCCACCTCGACGCCAGCTGGCTGCACCAGCGTTGCGGCACGCCACGTGAGCTGCGTCTGTCACCAGCGGTGTTCCGCTACCAGCTGATCCAACGCGCCCAGCAGGCCAACAAGCGCATCGTTCTGCCTGAAGGGGCCGAACCGTTGCTGGTCCAAGCGGCCGCCATCTGCCAGGCACGCGGTATCGCCCGCTGCGTGCTGCTGGCCAAGCCCGAGGAAGTCGAAGCCGTGGCTCGGGCCCAGGGCATCACCCTGCCGGCAGACCTGGAGATTCTCGACCCGGAACAGATTCGCGGCCGCTACGTCGAACCGATGGTCGACCTGCGCAAGAGCAAGAACCTCAATGCCCCCATGGCCGAGCAGCAACTGGAAGACCCGGTGGTGATCGGCACCATGATGCTGGCCCTGGATGAAGTCGACGGCCTGGTTTCTGGCCTGGTGCACTCAACTGCCAACACCATCCGCCCGGCCCTGCAGTTGATCAAGACCGCGCCGGGGGCCAGCCTGGTTTCTTCGGTGTACTTCATGCTGTTCCCAGAGCAAGTGCTGGTATACGGCGACTGCGTGATGAACCCGCACCCCAGCGCCAGCGAGCTGGCCGAAATTGCCCGGCAGAGCGCCGAATCGGCACAGGCCTTCGGCATCGCGCCACGGGTGGCGATGATCAGCTATTCGAGCGACTCGGCGAGCGATGATGAGGTGGACAAGGTGCGTGAAGCGACGCGCCTTGCGCAAAGCGTGGAGCATGACCTGCTGATTGACGGGCCGCTGCAGTATGACGCCGCAGCCAACCCCGAGATCGCCCGCCAGCTGGCGCCGGACAGTGCGGTGGCCGGGCGTGCCACGGTGTTCGTGTTCCCTGACCTGAATACCGGCAACACCACCCACAAGGCGGTGCAGCGCAGCACCGACGGGGTGAGCCTGGGGCCGATGCTGCAAGGGTTGCGCAAGCCGGTGAACGACTTGCCGCGAGGTGCACAGGTGGACGATATCGTGCACACCATCGCCTTGACGGCGATTCAGGCCAGCAACGTCCGCTGA
- a CDS encoding OmpA family protein → MFTMRRLIIVATAAALMAGCANQNPYDSQGQAQGSTGMSKTAKYGGLGALAGAIAGAAIDHNNRGKGALIGAAAVGAAAAGYGYYADKQEAALRAQMANTGVEVQRQGDQIKLIMPGNITFATDSANIAPSFYSPLNNLAGSFKQFNQNTIEVVGFTDSTGSRQHNMDLSQRRAQAVSSYLTSQGVDASRVTVRGMGPDQPIASNADANGRAQNRRVEVNLKPIPGQQYDQQGQVQQYP, encoded by the coding sequence ATGTTCACCATGCGTCGTCTGATTATCGTCGCAACCGCCGCGGCCCTGATGGCCGGCTGTGCCAACCAGAACCCCTATGACAGCCAGGGTCAGGCGCAGGGCTCCACCGGGATGAGCAAAACCGCCAAATACGGCGGCCTGGGTGCATTGGCTGGTGCCATCGCCGGTGCCGCCATCGACCACAACAACCGTGGCAAAGGTGCACTGATTGGCGCCGCTGCCGTCGGTGCCGCTGCCGCGGGCTATGGCTACTACGCCGACAAGCAAGAAGCTGCGCTGCGTGCGCAAATGGCCAATACCGGCGTCGAAGTGCAGCGTCAGGGTGACCAGATCAAGCTGATCATGCCAGGCAACATCACCTTCGCTACCGATTCGGCGAACATCGCGCCTAGCTTCTACTCGCCGCTGAACAACCTGGCCGGCTCGTTCAAGCAGTTCAATCAGAACACCATCGAAGTGGTCGGCTTCACCGACAGCACCGGCAGCCGCCAGCACAACATGGACCTGTCCCAGCGTCGCGCCCAGGCAGTCAGCAGCTACCTGACCTCGCAGGGTGTCGATGCATCGCGCGTCACGGTACGTGGCATGGGCCCGGACCAGCCGATCGCCAGCAACGCCGATGCCAATGGTCGGGCGCAGAACCGTCGTGTAGAGGTGAACCTGAAGCCGATTCCTGGCCAGCAGTATGACCAGCAAGGCCAGGTTCAGCAGTATCCCTAA